The Eubacteriaceae bacterium Marseille-Q4139 genome has a window encoding:
- a CDS encoding MATE family efflux transporter produces MALENDLGRDDIKKLVFRIAVPSMLAQFVSVFYSIVDRMYIGNIPEVGSVALAGVGVCGPVVTMVGSAAFLVGVGGSPLMSMKMGEGNLAQAKKILANSFLLLILFSVLMVAAIFPIREPMLRMFGASDTTYPYSNTYFSIYLAGTFFALMSTGMNQFIICQGFAKTGMFSVLIGAVLNIILDPVFIFLFDMGVAGAAIATVLSQVASCVFVLAFLFGKQVPVKITFGGYDLKIMRKILSIGFTPFIIIAIDNVMIIAMNAVLQNYGGPAEGDLLVTCATIVQSFMLIITMPLGGITGGTQTILAFNYGANQPNRVKEAQKYIFILAAGYTALLFVLARTAAGPLFVRLFTSDASLAEEAMWAIRVCTLSVIPLGIQYEIVDGFTGIGQVRLSLPLSFFRKLVYFSALFILPAMFGAKAAFYAEPLSDVFGPLASIIVYLLAMKRILKKPAIPVV; encoded by the coding sequence ATGGCCTTAGAAAATGATCTCGGGCGCGACGATATCAAAAAGCTTGTGTTCCGAATCGCGGTTCCGAGCATGCTGGCGCAGTTTGTCAGCGTTTTTTACAGCATTGTGGACAGGATGTACATCGGGAATATCCCGGAAGTCGGCAGCGTGGCCCTGGCAGGCGTCGGCGTCTGCGGGCCCGTTGTCACCATGGTGGGCTCGGCCGCCTTTTTAGTCGGCGTCGGCGGCTCGCCGCTTATGAGCATGAAAATGGGTGAGGGGAACCTGGCGCAGGCGAAGAAAATCCTCGCCAATTCCTTCCTGCTTCTGATCCTGTTTTCCGTGCTGATGGTTGCGGCCATTTTCCCGATCCGCGAGCCCATGCTGCGGATGTTCGGGGCCAGCGACACCACGTACCCCTATTCCAATACATATTTTTCCATCTACCTGGCAGGGACGTTCTTCGCCCTCATGTCCACCGGCATGAACCAGTTTATCATCTGCCAGGGCTTTGCAAAGACCGGCATGTTTTCCGTGCTGATCGGCGCGGTGTTAAACATCATCCTGGATCCCGTGTTCATCTTCCTTTTTGACATGGGTGTCGCCGGCGCCGCCATTGCGACGGTTCTTTCCCAGGTGGCAAGCTGTGTTTTCGTCCTTGCCTTCCTGTTCGGGAAGCAGGTGCCTGTAAAAATCACCTTCGGCGGATATGATTTAAAAATCATGCGGAAAATCCTTTCCATCGGCTTTACGCCGTTCATCATCATCGCCATCGACAACGTGATGATTATCGCCATGAATGCCGTTCTCCAGAATTACGGCGGGCCAGCAGAGGGCGATCTGCTCGTCACCTGCGCCACCATTGTCCAAAGCTTTATGTTAATCATCACCATGCCTCTCGGCGGCATCACCGGCGGGACGCAGACAATCCTGGCCTTCAATTATGGCGCGAACCAGCCGAACCGAGTGAAAGAAGCGCAGAAATACATTTTTATCCTGGCAGCCGGCTACACGGCACTCCTATTCGTCCTGGCGCGGACAGCCGCCGGGCCGCTGTTTGTGCGCCTGTTTACTTCCGACGCGTCCCTGGCTGAGGAAGCCATGTGGGCCATCCGCGTCTGTACTTTGTCCGTCATCCCGCTGGGCATCCAGTATGAGATTGTGGACGGCTTCACAGGCATCGGGCAGGTACGGCTGTCCCTGCCGCTTTCGTTTTTCCGAAAGCTCGTCTATTTCTCGGCTCTTTTCATCCTGCCGGCCATGTTCGGCGCAAAAGCGGCCTTTTACGCCGAGCCGCTTTCCGACGTGTTCGGGCCGCTGGCGTCCATCATCGTCTATCTGCTGGCCATGAAGCGGATTTTGAAAAAGCCGGCGATTCCTGTGGTGTAA
- a CDS encoding Fic family protein: MKDQEYNYFYDDCCDRKYCYPGTNVLRNKLNIRDLETLRDAERDYSAVRQAELDNKGVTGDFSIKHLCSIHRHLFQDVYSWAGKIRTVDISKGTMFCLVPFIETQFDELYRKLVRENYLADITDKKEMSIRLAYYLGELNMIHPFREGNGRTQRIYIEQLCKNNGRFELDFSEITGDEMLHASIQSARSDNDLLEKIIFKCLTEIGI, encoded by the coding sequence GTGAAAGATCAAGAATATAATTATTTTTATGATGACTGCTGCGATAGAAAGTATTGTTATCCGGGTACGAATGTTTTAAGAAATAAATTAAATATTCGAGATCTTGAAACATTACGTGATGCTGAAAGAGATTATTCAGCAGTCCGCCAGGCAGAGCTTGATAATAAAGGCGTTACTGGTGATTTTTCAATCAAACATCTTTGCTCGATTCATAGACATCTTTTCCAGGATGTTTATTCGTGGGCCGGAAAAATAAGAACTGTCGATATATCGAAAGGGACAATGTTTTGCTTGGTACCGTTTATAGAAACACAATTTGATGAGTTATATCGAAAATTAGTGAGAGAAAATTACTTAGCAGATATAACCGATAAAAAAGAGATGTCAATTCGTTTGGCATATTATTTAGGTGAGTTAAACATGATCCATCCATTTCGTGAGGGAAATGGACGAACGCAAAGAATTTATATTGAGCAATTATGCAAAAATAATGGTAGATTTGAGCTTGATTTTTCGGAAATAACAGGCGATGAAATGCTTCACGCAAGCATTCAGTCGGCGAGATCAGATAATGATTTGTTAGAAAAAATTATTTTCAAGTGCCTGACAGAAATAGGAATCTGA
- a CDS encoding desulfoferrodoxin has protein sequence MSRFLQCKECHGICLVLFGKEDAGCGTYEKLHANTSDGAVEKHLPVVKAWKNVVEVRVGENDHPMADDHFITWVYLETTRGGHLRVLKPGDEPAAVFSLSDEEKPLAVYEYCNLHGLWKKELDA, from the coding sequence ATGAGCCGTTTTTTACAGTGCAAGGAATGCCATGGAATCTGCCTCGTCCTCTTTGGAAAGGAAGATGCAGGCTGCGGGACGTATGAAAAGCTTCATGCCAACACCTCCGATGGGGCTGTGGAAAAGCATCTGCCGGTGGTGAAGGCGTGGAAAAATGTTGTGGAGGTGCGCGTCGGGGAAAACGATCATCCAATGGCCGATGACCATTTCATCACATGGGTCTACCTGGAGACGACCCGCGGCGGCCATCTTCGCGTCTTAAAGCCGGGCGACGAACCGGCCGCAGTCTTTTCCTTAAGCGATGAGGAAAAGCCGCTTGCCGTTTACGAATACTGCAATCTCCACGGCCTCTGGAAAAAGGAGCTGGACGCCTGA
- a CDS encoding fructose-1,6-bisphosphatase, with the protein MRDLAYLRLLSKEYPTVKAASSEIINLTAIQGLPKGTEYFFSDLHGEYEAFIHLLKSASGIIREKIAETFGYVISEAEEIALANLIYYPEKALHSVKREKKFTEDWQKITIYRLVRICKEVSSKYTRSKVRKKMPPAFAYIIDELLHVDYNDDNKKVYYDEIIRSIIDIEMGAEFIVALCELIQNLTIDNLHIIGDIFDRGPRADIIMDELMQFHDVDIQWGNHDISWMGAATGNLACICSVLRIAIRYNCFDLLEDGYGINLRPLSMFAARVYKDDPCERFMPKILDENIYDAVDPGLAAKMHKAIAVIQFKVEGQTIARHPEFGMDDRVLIKNINFEKGTVKVRGKEYKMLDMQLPTVDPKDPLKLTKEEEELLHTLWLSFKHNSTLHRHIKFIYSHGAMYKCCNSNLLYHGCIPMKANGEFDEMSINGIVYSGKRLLDFIDDAVKMAYFLPEEDSAKEWYRDFMWYLWCGPKSPLYGKDNMTTFESYFIADKAATKENMNPYYQLSAKEEFCDKILKEFGLPEEGSHIINGHVPVKLKDGESPVKAGGKLFIIDGGLSKSYQPKTGIAGYTLIFNSRHLALAEHKPFEPNKENTPKVTIVEKMKNRIMVADTDTGKELAAKIADLKELVAAYRGGILKEKME; encoded by the coding sequence ATGAGAGATTTGGCGTATCTGCGCCTTTTGTCGAAGGAATATCCGACTGTGAAGGCGGCATCCAGTGAGATCATCAACCTGACGGCCATCCAGGGTCTTCCGAAGGGAACCGAGTATTTCTTCAGCGACCTGCACGGGGAGTACGAGGCATTCATCCATCTGTTAAAGAGTGCGTCGGGAATCATCCGGGAAAAAATTGCAGAGACCTTCGGCTATGTGATCTCGGAGGCAGAGGAAATCGCCCTGGCAAACCTGATCTATTATCCGGAAAAAGCGCTGCACAGCGTGAAGCGGGAAAAGAAATTCACGGAGGACTGGCAGAAGATTACGATTTACCGCCTGGTTCGGATCTGCAAGGAGGTTTCCTCCAAATACACACGTTCCAAGGTGAGAAAGAAAATGCCGCCGGCATTCGCCTACATCATTGACGAATTGCTGCACGTCGATTATAATGACGACAACAAAAAAGTCTATTACGACGAGATTATCCGCTCCATCATCGACATCGAGATGGGGGCTGAGTTTATTGTGGCCCTCTGCGAACTGATCCAGAATTTAACCATCGACAATCTCCATATCATCGGAGATATTTTTGACCGCGGCCCCCGCGCCGATATCATCATGGACGAGCTGATGCAGTTTCACGACGTGGATATCCAGTGGGGGAACCATGACATCTCATGGATGGGCGCCGCCACAGGAAACCTGGCCTGCATATGCAGCGTGCTGCGGATTGCAATCCGCTATAACTGCTTTGACCTGTTAGAGGACGGCTACGGCATCAACCTGCGCCCGCTGTCCATGTTTGCAGCCAGGGTTTACAAGGACGATCCCTGCGAGCGCTTCATGCCGAAGATTCTGGACGAAAACATTTACGACGCGGTGGATCCCGGCCTGGCGGCCAAGATGCACAAGGCCATTGCCGTTATCCAGTTCAAGGTGGAGGGGCAGACCATCGCCCGCCATCCCGAATTTGGCATGGATGACCGGGTTCTGATTAAGAATATCAACTTTGAAAAAGGAACCGTGAAGGTTCGCGGCAAGGAATACAAGATGCTGGATATGCAGCTTCCGACGGTGGATCCCAAGGATCCGTTAAAGCTTACGAAGGAGGAAGAAGAGCTGCTTCACACCCTCTGGCTCTCCTTCAAGCACAACAGCACGCTGCACCGCCACATCAAATTCATTTACTCCCACGGCGCCATGTACAAGTGCTGCAATTCCAACCTGCTTTATCATGGCTGCATCCCGATGAAGGCCAACGGGGAGTTTGACGAGATGAGCATCAACGGAATCGTCTACTCCGGAAAGCGGCTCCTGGATTTCATTGACGACGCCGTAAAAATGGCATATTTCCTTCCGGAGGAAGACTCGGCGAAGGAATGGTACCGCGATTTCATGTGGTACTTGTGGTGCGGGCCGAAATCCCCGCTTTACGGAAAGGATAACATGACGACCTTCGAGAGCTATTTTATTGCCGACAAGGCCGCTACAAAGGAAAACATGAACCCTTACTACCAGTTAAGCGCGAAGGAAGAGTTCTGTGATAAAATACTGAAGGAATTTGGGCTCCCGGAGGAGGGCTCCCATATCATCAACGGCCATGTGCCGGTGAAATTAAAGGATGGGGAAAGCCCTGTAAAGGCCGGAGGAAAGCTGTTCATCATCGACGGCGGCCTGTCGAAGTCTTACCAGCCGAAGACCGGTATTGCCGGCTACACGCTGATTTTCAACTCCAGGCACCTGGCCCTCGCCGAGCACAAGCCCTTTGAGCCCAACAAGGAGAACACGCCGAAGGTCACAATCGTGGAAAAGATGAAGAACCGCATCATGGTGGCCGATACGGACACGGGAAAAGAGCTGGCGGCCAAGATTGCAGACTTAAAGGAGCTGGTGGCGGCCTACCGCGGCGGAATTCTCAAGGAGAAAATGGAATAG
- a CDS encoding MBL fold metallo-hydrolase produces MDRELIYVFGTGNAAVTKLYNTCFALRNQDEYFMVDAGGGNGILRILENMEIPLSRIHHIFVSHEHTDHILGIVWMVRMIASKMRQEAYEGDAYIYCHEELVETITTLCRLTIQKKFFDMLESRIHLVPLKDGEKKQILDYEVTFFDIHSTKAKQFGFTLLLNNGQKLTFLGDEPYNPACEAYVRGTGWLLHEAFCLYADRDLFKPYEKHHSTVKEACELAESMGIPNLVLWHTEDSNIAGRRRLYLNEGKRYYSGNLYVPEDESLIAL; encoded by the coding sequence ATGGACAGAGAGCTGATTTATGTCTTTGGAACCGGCAATGCCGCCGTGACAAAGCTTTATAATACATGCTTCGCCCTGAGAAACCAGGACGAATATTTCATGGTGGACGCCGGCGGCGGGAACGGGATCCTCCGGATACTGGAAAATATGGAGATCCCCCTCTCCAGAATCCACCATATTTTTGTGAGCCACGAACACACGGATCACATCCTCGGCATCGTCTGGATGGTGCGGATGATCGCCTCAAAAATGCGGCAGGAAGCCTATGAGGGCGACGCCTATATTTACTGCCATGAAGAATTGGTGGAGACTATCACCACCCTCTGCCGCCTGACGATCCAGAAGAAGTTTTTTGACATGCTGGAAAGCCGCATCCATCTCGTTCCCTTAAAGGACGGGGAGAAAAAGCAGATCCTCGATTACGAGGTGACATTTTTTGACATTCATTCCACGAAGGCAAAGCAGTTCGGCTTCACGCTTCTTTTAAACAACGGCCAGAAGCTGACGTTCCTCGGGGACGAGCCCTACAATCCGGCCTGCGAGGCGTATGTGCGCGGGACGGGGTGGCTGCTCCATGAGGCCTTCTGCCTCTATGCCGACCGGGATCTTTTTAAGCCATATGAAAAGCACCACAGCACCGTAAAAGAGGCCTGCGAGCTGGCGGAATCCATGGGCATACCAAATTTGGTACTATGGCATACCGAGGACTCCAACATCGCCGGCCGCAGGCGCCTGTACTTAAACGAGGGAAAGCGGTATTACAGCGGAAACCTCTATGTGCCGGAGGATGAGAGCCTGATTGCGCTGTAA
- a CDS encoding EamA family transporter, whose amino-acid sequence MNKEETNVFGVLITILGGCLWGFSGACGQYLFEYHGVTAKWLVPVRLVTAGSLMLVYFIIKDRKKAFRIWKKGRNAVDILVYGIAGMMLCQYTYFATIEMSNAGTATVLQYLAPVIIMVLVCAMEKRAPKKTELSALLLAVAGIFLIATHGNPGELAVSPGALTMGLVSACTVVIYNLQPKNLLVQFPAAYLLAWAMFIGGIVLSLIFKPWQYAVSVDAGLFLAMAAIIVLGTMTAFSLYMTGVRLIGPSKASLYACVEPIAATLLSAVWLKVPFQAIDLAGFGLIIATILILAAEDVKKQKA is encoded by the coding sequence ATGAATAAAGAAGAAACGAATGTTTTCGGCGTGCTGATTACCATCCTCGGAGGCTGTCTCTGGGGCTTTTCCGGCGCCTGCGGGCAATACCTGTTTGAGTACCACGGAGTCACGGCAAAGTGGCTCGTCCCGGTTCGGCTCGTGACGGCCGGCAGCCTGATGCTTGTCTATTTCATCATCAAAGACAGGAAAAAGGCCTTCCGGATCTGGAAAAAGGGGCGGAATGCCGTGGATATCCTGGTTTACGGGATCGCCGGCATGATGCTCTGCCAATATACATATTTTGCGACCATCGAAATGTCGAATGCGGGAACGGCCACGGTACTCCAGTACCTTGCGCCCGTCATCATCATGGTGCTTGTCTGTGCCATGGAAAAGCGTGCGCCGAAAAAGACGGAGCTTTCAGCGCTCCTTCTGGCTGTGGCCGGCATTTTCCTGATCGCTACCCACGGAAACCCCGGCGAGCTTGCGGTGTCCCCCGGCGCCCTTACCATGGGGCTCGTCTCGGCCTGTACGGTTGTGATCTATAATCTCCAGCCCAAGAACCTTCTGGTGCAGTTCCCGGCGGCCTATCTTCTGGCATGGGCCATGTTCATCGGCGGCATCGTATTAAGCCTGATTTTCAAGCCGTGGCAGTACGCGGTCAGCGTCGATGCCGGGCTGTTTCTTGCCATGGCAGCCATCATCGTCCTCGGCACCATGACGGCCTTCAGCCTTTACATGACAGGCGTCCGCCTCATCGGCCCGTCGAAAGCCAGCCTCTACGCCTGCGTCGAGCCCATCGCGGCGACGCTTCTCTCGGCCGTCTGGCTCAAAGTCCCGTTTCAGGCCATTGACCTGGCCGGTTTTGGCCTGATTATTGCGACAATCTTAATCCTTGCGGCAGAGGATGTCAAAAAGCAGAAAGCGTAG
- a CDS encoding DUF4317 domain-containing protein: MNKREISEIKKQFKKDNNAITRICGCYVDAEKQIRTTLKEAFFALSEEEIYKYYEIFKKSMSGSLGKNLHNLEYSIHDEGEDSAHSLLMKLRADKLSDDGDVDAFYQKVIENYDYGENYYIILIHSAYDIPGKASDGDEMFDASDEVYSHILCCICPVKLSEPGLSYNETTNSIEERVRDWWVQAPMTGFLFPAFNDRSTDIHGLLYYSKNPEELHLEFIDTCLGCRPPISFKAQKEVFQEILSDTLGEECGYELAKQLHENLAELAEEHKEDMEPLRLGSYEVRGLLERSGVETEKLERFDKVYEETAGENTTILVPAITGSGKFAVKTPDVEVKVSPDRLDLIETRTIEGRRFLLIAVEDNVEVNGMPVKMWAGGDEE; encoded by the coding sequence ATGAATAAACGTGAAATTTCCGAAATTAAGAAACAGTTCAAAAAAGACAACAACGCCATCACGCGGATCTGCGGCTGCTATGTGGATGCGGAAAAACAGATCCGAACGACGTTAAAAGAGGCGTTTTTTGCCCTCTCAGAAGAGGAAATCTATAAATACTACGAAATTTTTAAAAAGTCCATGTCCGGCTCCCTCGGGAAAAACCTTCACAACCTGGAGTATTCCATCCATGACGAAGGCGAGGACAGCGCCCACAGCCTGCTCATGAAGCTGCGGGCCGACAAGCTTTCCGACGACGGCGATGTGGACGCGTTCTACCAGAAGGTTATTGAAAATTATGATTACGGAGAGAATTATTACATTATCCTGATTCACAGCGCCTACGACATTCCCGGAAAGGCCTCTGACGGCGACGAGATGTTCGACGCCTCCGACGAGGTGTACAGCCATATCCTCTGCTGCATCTGCCCGGTCAAGCTTTCCGAGCCGGGCCTTTCCTACAACGAAACCACCAACAGCATCGAGGAGCGCGTCCGTGACTGGTGGGTGCAGGCGCCGATGACCGGCTTTTTGTTCCCGGCCTTCAACGACCGCAGCACCGATATCCACGGGCTTCTCTACTATTCCAAGAACCCAGAGGAGCTGCATCTGGAGTTTATCGACACCTGCTTAGGCTGCCGGCCGCCGATCTCCTTTAAGGCACAGAAAGAAGTGTTCCAGGAGATTTTAAGCGACACGCTGGGCGAGGAATGCGGCTACGAGCTAGCAAAACAGCTCCATGAAAATCTCGCGGAGCTTGCCGAGGAACACAAGGAAGACATGGAGCCGCTCCGGCTTGGCTCCTATGAGGTTCGCGGGCTTTTGGAGCGCAGCGGCGTGGAGACGGAGAAGCTGGAACGATTCGACAAGGTTTATGAGGAGACGGCAGGCGAAAACACCACGATTCTCGTGCCGGCCATTACAGGTTCCGGGAAATTTGCCGTGAAGACGCCTGACGTGGAGGTAAAGGTAAGCCCCGACCGTCTGGATCTCATCGAGACGCGCACGATTGAGGGGCGGAGATTCCTTTTAATCGCCGTGGAAGACAATGTGGAGGTCAATGGAATGCCGGTGAAGATGTGGGCCGGCGGGGATGAGGAATAA
- a CDS encoding ATP-binding cassette domain-containing protein — protein MISANNVTLRVGKKALFEDVNIKFTEGNCYGLIGANGAGKSTFLKILSGQLEPTNGEIAMTPGQRLSFLQQDHFKYDEFPVIDTVIMGNKRLYDIMKEKDAIYMKEDFTDEDGIKAAELEGEFASMNGWEAESDAENLLNGLGVETEFHYKLVKELTSPQKVKVLLAQALFGNPDILLLDEPTNHLDLDAIAWLEEFLINFENTVIVVSHDRYFLNKVCTQIADIDYGKIQLYAGNYDFWYESSQLMIRQMKEANRKKEEKIKELQEFIQRFSANASKSKQATSRKRALEKIELDEIKPSSRKYPYIDFRPFREIGNEVLSVENLTKTIDGVKVLDNISFTLGREDKVALVGPNELAKTTLFKILMGEMEPDSGSYKWGLTTSQSYFPKDNSAEFANDDTIVDWLTQYSPEKDVTYVRGFLGRMLFAGEDGVKKVRVLSGGEKVRCMLSKMMISGANVLLLDEPTDHLDMEAITALNNGMKKFPGVMIFSSRDHQIVQTTANRIMEIIGGKLIDKITTYDEYLESDEMARKRFTFTVTESEENDD, from the coding sequence ATGATAAGTGCCAATAATGTGACACTGCGTGTAGGAAAAAAAGCATTGTTTGAAGATGTCAACATCAAGTTCACCGAAGGGAACTGCTACGGCCTGATCGGTGCCAACGGCGCCGGAAAGTCCACCTTCCTAAAAATCCTGTCCGGCCAGCTTGAGCCGACAAACGGTGAAATCGCCATGACGCCGGGCCAGCGCCTTTCCTTCCTCCAGCAGGATCATTTCAAATACGACGAATTCCCGGTCATTGACACGGTCATCATGGGAAATAAGCGTCTCTACGATATCATGAAGGAAAAGGACGCCATCTACATGAAGGAAGACTTCACCGACGAGGACGGCATCAAGGCCGCCGAGTTAGAGGGCGAGTTTGCCTCCATGAACGGATGGGAGGCCGAGTCCGACGCAGAAAACCTGTTAAACGGCCTTGGCGTAGAGACAGAATTCCACTATAAACTGGTAAAAGAATTGACAAGCCCCCAGAAGGTAAAGGTGCTCTTGGCCCAGGCGCTGTTCGGAAACCCGGACATCCTGCTTCTTGACGAGCCGACGAACCACTTGGATCTCGACGCTATCGCATGGCTCGAGGAGTTCTTAATCAACTTTGAAAACACGGTCATCGTGGTTTCCCACGACCGCTATTTCTTAAACAAGGTCTGCACCCAGATTGCCGACATCGACTACGGGAAAATCCAGCTCTATGCCGGAAACTATGATTTCTGGTACGAGTCCAGCCAGCTCATGATCCGCCAGATGAAAGAGGCAAATAGAAAGAAAGAGGAGAAGATCAAAGAGCTCCAGGAGTTCATCCAGCGGTTCTCTGCGAACGCCTCCAAATCCAAGCAGGCGACGTCGAGAAAGCGCGCCCTGGAAAAGATTGAGTTAGACGAAATCAAGCCGTCCAGCAGAAAGTACCCGTACATCGACTTCCGCCCGTTCCGTGAGATCGGAAACGAGGTTCTCTCCGTGGAAAACCTCACGAAGACCATCGACGGCGTAAAGGTGTTAGACAATATTTCCTTTACTCTGGGACGCGAGGACAAGGTGGCTCTTGTGGGCCCCAATGAGCTGGCAAAGACAACACTCTTTAAGATTCTCATGGGCGAGATGGAGCCGGATTCCGGAAGCTACAAGTGGGGCTTAACCACGAGCCAGTCCTACTTCCCCAAGGACAACAGCGCCGAGTTTGCCAACGATGACACGATTGTAGACTGGCTGACCCAGTATTCGCCGGAAAAAGACGTGACGTATGTCCGTGGTTTCCTGGGAAGAATGCTGTTTGCCGGTGAGGACGGCGTGAAGAAGGTGCGCGTCCTTTCCGGAGGCGAGAAAGTGCGCTGCATGCTGTCGAAAATGATGATTTCCGGCGCCAACGTGCTGCTGCTCGACGAGCCGACCGACCATCTGGACATGGAGGCCATCACGGCGTTAAACAACGGCATGAAGAAATTCCCCGGCGTCATGATTTTCTCCTCCCGTGACCACCAGATCGTCCAGACCACGGCCAACCGGATCATGGAGATCATCGGCGGCAAGCTGATCGACAAGATCACTACCTACGATGAGTATCTGGAAAGCGACGAAATGGCAAGGAAGAGATTTACGTTCACCGTTACGGAGAGCGAAGAGAACGACGATTGA
- the aroQ gene encoding type II 3-dehydroquinate dehydratase: MKKFMLLHGVNHNMFGKRNPEQYGTITLDEINGRVMALADELNVSVTCFQTNSEGAMVDKIHEAYLEKYDGVLINAGAWTHYSYAISDALEMLECPIIELHMSNVHKREEFRHHSVISPIASGIIIGLGADVYTLGLRALADRTKN, from the coding sequence ATGAAGAAATTTATGCTGCTCCACGGAGTCAATCACAATATGTTCGGAAAACGGAACCCGGAACAATACGGAACCATCACCTTAGACGAGATCAACGGCCGCGTGATGGCTCTGGCCGATGAATTAAACGTGTCGGTCACATGCTTTCAGACGAACAGCGAGGGCGCCATGGTCGACAAGATCCATGAGGCATATTTGGAAAAATATGACGGCGTTTTAATCAATGCCGGCGCATGGACCCATTACAGCTATGCAATTTCCGACGCGCTTGAGATGTTGGAATGCCCGATCATCGAGCTTCACATGTCCAACGTCCATAAGCGGGAGGAGTTCCGGCACCATTCCGTCATTTCGCCCATTGCCTCCGGCATCATCATCGGGCTCGGCGCCGACGTCTACACCCTGGGCCTCAGAGCCCTGGCTGACCGCACAAAAAATTAA
- a CDS encoding C40 family peptidase has product MNPELFAEPDTEAEVVGEASTGNTYQVIELVNDSWVKIAVGETEGYLNTVQAATVAETAEEVKDTSAIRRQELVNYAKQFVGGRYVYGGTNPNSGVDCSGFTAYVMKHSAGVSLPHSSAGQAGCGRVISAAEIRPGDLVFYSSGSRINHVAMYIGDGQVVHASNERIGITISNWTYRSPYKIVNVLGD; this is encoded by the coding sequence ATGAACCCGGAGCTTTTCGCTGAACCGGATACAGAAGCAGAAGTGGTCGGAGAGGCCTCCACTGGAAATACATACCAGGTAATTGAGCTTGTAAACGATAGCTGGGTAAAAATTGCTGTCGGTGAGACGGAGGGCTACTTAAACACGGTGCAGGCGGCGACGGTGGCTGAGACGGCCGAAGAGGTGAAGGACACCTCGGCGATCCGCAGGCAGGAGCTTGTAAACTACGCCAAGCAGTTTGTGGGCGGCCGCTATGTGTATGGCGGAACAAACCCCAACAGCGGCGTTGACTGTTCCGGCTTTACGGCCTACGTGATGAAGCACTCCGCAGGCGTGAGCCTTCCCCATTCTTCTGCCGGACAGGCTGGATGCGGCCGCGTCATCAGTGCCGCAGAGATCCGCCCCGGCGACCTTGTCTTTTACAGCAGCGGCAGCAGGATCAACCACGTTGCCATGTACATCGGCGACGGACAGGTGGTGCATGCCTCCAACGAGCGGATCGGCATCACGATTTCCAACTGGACATACCGCTCACCTTATAAAATCGTAAACGTACTTGGAGATTAA
- a CDS encoding NUDIX hydrolase, with the protein MAIRPWILNGSTTVIKNRWINLHADDCELPDGTKVSPFYVNSIPDFVVAVAVTEDGDFIFIRQYRHGTKQILLEFPAGCIEESDQDAAAAVKRELLEETGYAGNEPVFLCKVAPNASSLSNFAHCYLVTGCRRVKEQELDATEDIEVVVLSAAETKKLMEEGGLVQAVHVAAMYYAERLLKL; encoded by the coding sequence ATGGCTATCAGGCCCTGGATTTTAAACGGTTCCACCACGGTCATCAAAAACCGCTGGATCAATCTTCATGCCGACGACTGTGAACTTCCCGACGGAACGAAGGTTTCTCCGTTTTATGTCAACTCAATCCCGGATTTCGTTGTGGCGGTGGCCGTCACCGAGGACGGGGATTTTATCTTTATCCGGCAGTACCGCCATGGCACAAAGCAGATTCTTCTGGAATTCCCGGCCGGCTGCATCGAGGAATCCGACCAGGATGCGGCGGCGGCCGTAAAGAGGGAGCTTCTGGAAGAAACCGGATATGCCGGCAATGAACCGGTGTTTCTCTGCAAGGTGGCGCCCAATGCCTCGAGCCTCAGCAACTTTGCCCACTGCTATCTTGTTACCGGCTGCCGCCGCGTAAAAGAGCAGGAGCTTGACGCCACCGAGGACATCGAGGTTGTTGTGCTCTCCGCCGCGGAAACGAAAAAGCTCATGGAAGAGGGCGGGCTCGTCCAGGCCGTCCATGTGGCTGCCATGTATTATGCCGAACGGCTTTTGAAGCTTTAA